Proteins from a genomic interval of Scatophagus argus isolate fScaArg1 chromosome 6, fScaArg1.pri, whole genome shotgun sequence:
- the kifap3a gene encoding kinesin-associated protein 3a isoform X3, translating into MDNLPTGELRCLKRRVKGCTLDVHPTEKALVVRYEVEATILGELGSLMVGQRKECQKMIRLKSLNAHTDTSSLARKVVEECRLIHPSKLREVEQLLFYLQNRKQSNDNQEKKRISPRNFTPCVGVELDEEASISRIDEYVELLYEDIQDKIRGATLIFQLTRNPVNLEELVQNETALGALARVLREDWKQSVDLATTITCVFFCFSSFSQFHGLVTHFKIGALCMNIIEHELKRYDLWQDELQKKKKAYEESSEKHNLKKEHEKSFRKYQSLVTKQEQLLRVALCLLLNLAEDPQTELKMRNKNIVHMLVKILDREDEELLLLVVSFLKKLSIFLENKNDMTETLAVEKLARLLPCEHEDLLSTSLRLLLNLSFDMSLRSQMVQAGLVPKLSALLADEAQRQLSMCILYHISMDDSFKSMFADTDCIPQLMKMVFDCGEEKMDVELISLCINLAANKSNAQVICEGNGLKMLMKRAVRLKDVLVMKTIRNISQHSGPTKSLFLDHIGDLAAQINEEEAEEFVIECLGTLANLNIPDLDWELVLREYNLVPYLKDRLKPGSAEDDLILEVVIMIGTVSMDDACAAMLAKSGIIPALIELLNAQQEDDEFVCQIVYVFYQMVFHKATRDVIIQDTQALVYLTDLMHDSNAEIRKVCDNTLDIIARRTTSC; encoded by the exons ATGGACAACCTGCCAACGGGAGAGCTGCGGTGTCTGAAAAG GAGGGTGAAGGGCTGCACTCTGGATGTCCACCCGACTGAGAAAGCCCTGGTCGTTCGCTACGAGGTGGAGGCGACGATCCTGGGGGAGCTGGGGAGCCTGATGGTCGGACAACGCAAAGAGTGCCAGAAAAT GATTCGTCTGAAGAGCTTAAACGCCCATACAGATACGTCCTCCTTGGCCCGGAAGGTGGTGGAGGAATGTCGGCTGATCCACCCATCGAAGCTCCGAGAGGTGGAGCAGCTGCTCTTCTATTTGCAAAACCGCAAACAGTCAAACG ACAACCAGGAGAAGAAACGAATCTCACCTCGAAACTTCACGCCTTGCGTCGGAGTGGAG CTGGACGAGGAGGCGAGCATCAGCAGGATAGATGAGTACGTTGAGCTGCTGTATGAGGACATCCAGGACAAGATCAGAGGAGCCACGCTCATCTTCCAGCTGACTCGGAACCCGGTTAACCTGGAGGAACTCGTGCAGAACG AGACGGCCCTGGGAGCCCTGGCCAGAGTTCTGAGGGAGGACTGGAAGCAGAGCGTCGACCTGGCAACAACCATCACTtgtgtcttcttctgtttctccag TTTCTCCCAGTTCCATGGCCTGGTCACGCACTTCAAGATTGGGGCCCTGTGCATGAACATCATCGAGCATGAGCTGAAGAGGTATGACCTCTGGCAGGACgaactgcagaagaagaagaaggcct ATGAAGAATCCTCTGAGAAGCACAACCTGAAGAAAGAACATGAGAAGTCTTTCAGGAAGTACCAGAGCCTTGTGACCAAGCAGGAGCAGCTTCTCAGAG ttgctctgtgtctgctgctgaACCTGGCTGAAGACCCCCAGACAGAGCTGAAGATGAGGAACAAAAACATCGTCCATATGTTGGTGAAGATCCTGGACCGGGAGgatgaggagctgctgctgctggtggtctCCTTCCTCAAGAAGCTCTCCATCTTCCTGGAGAACAAGAATGACATG ACTGAAACGTTGGCTGTGGAGAAGCTGGCTCGGCTGCTTCCCTGCGAGCACGAGGATCTCCTCAGCACCTCCCTGCGCCTGCTGCTCAACCTCTCCTTCGACATGTCGCTGCGCAGCCAGATGGTCCAGGCAGGACTCGTTCCCAAGCTGTCCGCCCTGCTCG ctgACGAGGCCCAGAGGCAGCTCAGCATGTGCATTCTGTACCACAtcagcatggacgacagcttcAAGTCCATGTTTGCTGACACAGACTGCATACCACAG ctgatgaaGATGGTGTTTGACTGTGGGGAGGAGAAGATGGATGTTGAGCTCATATCACTTTGCATCAACCTGGCTGCTAACAAGAGTAACGCTCAGGTCATCTGTGAAG GTAACGGTCTGAAGATGCTGATGAAGCGTGCTGTGAGGCTGAAGGATGTTTTGGTGATGAAGACGATCAGAAACATTTCTCAGCACAGCGGACCCACCAAGAGCCTCTTCCTG GACCACATTGGCGACCTGGCAGCTCAGATCAATGAGGAGGAGGCCGAGGAGTTTGTGATCGAGTGTCTGGGCACTCTGGCCAATCTGAACATCCCCGACCTGGACTGGGAGCTGGTCCTAAGGGAGTACAACCTGGTGCCTTACCTGAAAGACAGACTCaaaccag GTTCTGCTGAGGATGACCTCATTCTGGAGGTGGTGATCATGATTGGCACCGTGTCCATGGATGACGCTTGTGCAGCCATGTTGGCCAAGTCTGGCATCATTCCTGCTCTCATTGAGCTACTCAACG CCCAACAAGAGGACGATGAGTTTGTGTGTCAGATTGTCTACGTCTTCTACCAGATGGTCTTTCACAAAGCGACCAGGGACGTCATCATCCAAGACACAC AAGCTCTGGTGTACCTCACTGACCTGATGCACGATAGCAACGCGGAGATCCGGAAAGTCTGCGACAACACACTGGACATCATCGCT AGGCGAACCACTTCCTGTTAG
- the ntmt2 gene encoding N-terminal Xaa-Pro-Lys N-methyltransferase 2 → MEVSLEDENGSSSPNFEYKGAHQAFRDRWKETDDTMCRHSMSFHLHHTLRSEFFASYLYLVEKIPLVKLFPVTCEYIKGEKQFYYRAQQFYEDVPASEEGMMGDFVEISNEDLEGSRQFLQRFVGPGKAGTHCALDCGSGIGRVTKGVLLPVFEKMEMADMMEHFLLHAHEEYLGDDADRIETYYCYNLQDFTPPQNKYDVIWMQWVACHLTDKDLMNFLFRCKKSLRPNGVIIIKDNMARQGCKLDPIDSSISRHLDIMRSIIVKAGLEVLAVEKQEGFPEIIMPVWMIAMK, encoded by the exons ATGGAGGTTTCACTTGAAGATGAAAATGGCAGCTCATCACCCAACTTTGAGTACAAAGGCGCTCACCAGGCATTCAGGGACCGCTGGAAAGAGACGGATGACACCATGTGTCGCCACAGCATGTCCTTCCACCTGCACCACACGCTCAGGAGCGAGTTCTTCGCCAGCTACCTGTACCTGGTGGAGAAGATTCCTCTGG TGAAGCTGTTTCCAGTCACCTGTGAGTACATAAAAGGAGAAAAGCAGTTTTACTACAGAGCTCAGCAGTTCTACGAGGACGTCCCCGCCTCGGAGGAGGGCATGATGGGAGACTTTGTGGAGATATCCAACGAGGATCTGGAGGGCTCCCGACAGTTTCTGCAGAGGTTTGTG GGGCCCGGGAAGGCCGGGACACACTGCGCTCTGGACTGTGGCTCCGGGATCGGCCGCGTGACCAAAGGCGTCCTCCTTCCTGTGTTTGAGAAAATGGAGATGGCGGACATGATGGAGCACTTCCTGCTCCACGCGCACGAGGAGTACCTCGGAGACGACGCTGACCGCATTGAGACGTACTACTGCTACAACCTGCAGGACTTCACGCCCCCGCAGAACAAGTACGACGTCATCTGGATGCAGTGGGTGGCGT GTCACCTGACAGACAAGGACCTGATGAACTTCCTGTTTCGCTGTAAGAAGAGTCTGCGCCCAAATGGCGTTATCATAATAAAGGACAATATGGCACGACAGGGCTGCAAGCTGGACCCCATTGACAGCAGCATCAGCCGCCACCTGGACATCATGAGGAGCATCATCGTCAAGGCCGGCCTGGAGGTCCTGGCCGTCGAGAAGCAGGAGGGCTTCCCTGAGATCATCATGCCAGTCTGGATGATCGCGATGAAGTAG
- the kifap3a gene encoding kinesin-associated protein 3a isoform X1, which produces MDNLPTGELRCLKRRVKGCTLDVHPTEKALVVRYEVEATILGELGSLMVGQRKECQKMIRLKSLNAHTDTSSLARKVVEECRLIHPSKLREVEQLLFYLQNRKQSNDNQEKKRISPRNFTPCVGVELDEEASISRIDEYVELLYEDIQDKIRGATLIFQLTRNPVNLEELVQNETALGALARVLREDWKQSVDLATTITCVFFCFSSFSQFHGLVTHFKIGALCMNIIEHELKRYDLWQDELQKKKKAYEESSEKHNLKKEHEKSFRKYQSLVTKQEQLLRVALCLLLNLAEDPQTELKMRNKNIVHMLVKILDREDEELLLLVVSFLKKLSIFLENKNDMTETLAVEKLARLLPCEHEDLLSTSLRLLLNLSFDMSLRSQMVQAGLVPKLSALLADEAQRQLSMCILYHISMDDSFKSMFADTDCIPQLMKMVFDCGEEKMDVELISLCINLAANKSNAQVICEGNGLKMLMKRAVRLKDVLVMKTIRNISQHSGPTKSLFLDHIGDLAAQINEEEAEEFVIECLGTLANLNIPDLDWELVLREYNLVPYLKDRLKPGSAEDDLILEVVIMIGTVSMDDACAAMLAKSGIIPALIELLNAQQEDDEFVCQIVYVFYQMVFHKATRDVIIQDTQALVYLTDLMHDSNAEIRKVCDNTLDIIAEYDEEWGKKVQTEKFRWYNSQWLEMVENHQMDEAGDMFLYGEDGEPFIGNGDMLERPHLFYSADPIISADGGISPDFYADFQNRELGRAGFMSSVSMNPHSPCGHSVVLTADCLTNHVSIRRSTQVKGTHDATAQVFRL; this is translated from the exons ATGGACAACCTGCCAACGGGAGAGCTGCGGTGTCTGAAAAG GAGGGTGAAGGGCTGCACTCTGGATGTCCACCCGACTGAGAAAGCCCTGGTCGTTCGCTACGAGGTGGAGGCGACGATCCTGGGGGAGCTGGGGAGCCTGATGGTCGGACAACGCAAAGAGTGCCAGAAAAT GATTCGTCTGAAGAGCTTAAACGCCCATACAGATACGTCCTCCTTGGCCCGGAAGGTGGTGGAGGAATGTCGGCTGATCCACCCATCGAAGCTCCGAGAGGTGGAGCAGCTGCTCTTCTATTTGCAAAACCGCAAACAGTCAAACG ACAACCAGGAGAAGAAACGAATCTCACCTCGAAACTTCACGCCTTGCGTCGGAGTGGAG CTGGACGAGGAGGCGAGCATCAGCAGGATAGATGAGTACGTTGAGCTGCTGTATGAGGACATCCAGGACAAGATCAGAGGAGCCACGCTCATCTTCCAGCTGACTCGGAACCCGGTTAACCTGGAGGAACTCGTGCAGAACG AGACGGCCCTGGGAGCCCTGGCCAGAGTTCTGAGGGAGGACTGGAAGCAGAGCGTCGACCTGGCAACAACCATCACTtgtgtcttcttctgtttctccag TTTCTCCCAGTTCCATGGCCTGGTCACGCACTTCAAGATTGGGGCCCTGTGCATGAACATCATCGAGCATGAGCTGAAGAGGTATGACCTCTGGCAGGACgaactgcagaagaagaagaaggcct ATGAAGAATCCTCTGAGAAGCACAACCTGAAGAAAGAACATGAGAAGTCTTTCAGGAAGTACCAGAGCCTTGTGACCAAGCAGGAGCAGCTTCTCAGAG ttgctctgtgtctgctgctgaACCTGGCTGAAGACCCCCAGACAGAGCTGAAGATGAGGAACAAAAACATCGTCCATATGTTGGTGAAGATCCTGGACCGGGAGgatgaggagctgctgctgctggtggtctCCTTCCTCAAGAAGCTCTCCATCTTCCTGGAGAACAAGAATGACATG ACTGAAACGTTGGCTGTGGAGAAGCTGGCTCGGCTGCTTCCCTGCGAGCACGAGGATCTCCTCAGCACCTCCCTGCGCCTGCTGCTCAACCTCTCCTTCGACATGTCGCTGCGCAGCCAGATGGTCCAGGCAGGACTCGTTCCCAAGCTGTCCGCCCTGCTCG ctgACGAGGCCCAGAGGCAGCTCAGCATGTGCATTCTGTACCACAtcagcatggacgacagcttcAAGTCCATGTTTGCTGACACAGACTGCATACCACAG ctgatgaaGATGGTGTTTGACTGTGGGGAGGAGAAGATGGATGTTGAGCTCATATCACTTTGCATCAACCTGGCTGCTAACAAGAGTAACGCTCAGGTCATCTGTGAAG GTAACGGTCTGAAGATGCTGATGAAGCGTGCTGTGAGGCTGAAGGATGTTTTGGTGATGAAGACGATCAGAAACATTTCTCAGCACAGCGGACCCACCAAGAGCCTCTTCCTG GACCACATTGGCGACCTGGCAGCTCAGATCAATGAGGAGGAGGCCGAGGAGTTTGTGATCGAGTGTCTGGGCACTCTGGCCAATCTGAACATCCCCGACCTGGACTGGGAGCTGGTCCTAAGGGAGTACAACCTGGTGCCTTACCTGAAAGACAGACTCaaaccag GTTCTGCTGAGGATGACCTCATTCTGGAGGTGGTGATCATGATTGGCACCGTGTCCATGGATGACGCTTGTGCAGCCATGTTGGCCAAGTCTGGCATCATTCCTGCTCTCATTGAGCTACTCAACG CCCAACAAGAGGACGATGAGTTTGTGTGTCAGATTGTCTACGTCTTCTACCAGATGGTCTTTCACAAAGCGACCAGGGACGTCATCATCCAAGACACAC AAGCTCTGGTGTACCTCACTGACCTGATGCACGATAGCAACGCGGAGATCCGGAAAGTCTGCGACAACACACTGGACATCATCGCT GAGTACGACGAGGAGTGGGGAAAGAAGGTCCAGACTGAGAAGTTCCGCTGGTACAACAGTCAGTGGCTGGAGATGGTGGAGAACCATCAAATGGATGAAGCAGGTGACATGTTCCTGTACGGGGAGGACGGAGAACCCTTCATCGGGAACGGAGACATGCTGGAGAGACCTCACCTGTTCTACAGTGCTG ATCCAATCATCTCAGCAGACGGTGGCATCAGCCCTGACTTCTACGCCGACTTCCAGAACAGAGAGCTGGGACGGGCTGGATTCATGAGCAG
- the kifap3a gene encoding kinesin-associated protein 3a isoform X2 → MDNLPTGELRCLKRRVKGCTLDVHPTEKALVVRYEVEATILGELGSLMVGQRKECQKMIRLKSLNAHTDTSSLARKVVEECRLIHPSKLREVEQLLFYLQNRKQSNDNQEKKRISPRNFTPCVGVELDEEASISRIDEYVELLYEDIQDKIRGATLIFQLTRNPVNLEELVQNETALGALARVLREDWKQSVDLATTITCVFFCFSSFSQFHGLVTHFKIGALCMNIIEHELKRYDLWQDELQKKKKAYEESSEKHNLKKEHEKSFRKYQSLVTKQEQLLRVALCLLLNLAEDPQTELKMRNKNIVHMLVKILDREDEELLLLVVSFLKKLSIFLENKNDMTETLAVEKLARLLPCEHEDLLSTSLRLLLNLSFDMSLRSQMVQAGLVPKLSALLADEAQRQLSMCILYHISMDDSFKSMFADTDCIPQLMKMVFDCGEEKMDVELISLCINLAANKSNAQVICEGNGLKMLMKRAVRLKDVLVMKTIRNISQHSGPTKSLFLDHIGDLAAQINEEEAEEFVIECLGTLANLNIPDLDWELVLREYNLVPYLKDRLKPGSAEDDLILEVVIMIGTVSMDDACAAMLAKSGIIPALIELLNAQQEDDEFVCQIVYVFYQMVFHKATRDVIIQDTQALVYLTDLMHDSNAEIRKVCDNTLDIIAEYDEEWGKKVQTEKFRWYNSQWLEMVENHQMDEAGDMFLYGEDGEPFIGNGDMLERPHLFYSADPIISADGGISPDFYADFQNRELGRAGFMSSVSEHFVPADRAVSAYGFRPDDQFFYSAASR, encoded by the exons ATGGACAACCTGCCAACGGGAGAGCTGCGGTGTCTGAAAAG GAGGGTGAAGGGCTGCACTCTGGATGTCCACCCGACTGAGAAAGCCCTGGTCGTTCGCTACGAGGTGGAGGCGACGATCCTGGGGGAGCTGGGGAGCCTGATGGTCGGACAACGCAAAGAGTGCCAGAAAAT GATTCGTCTGAAGAGCTTAAACGCCCATACAGATACGTCCTCCTTGGCCCGGAAGGTGGTGGAGGAATGTCGGCTGATCCACCCATCGAAGCTCCGAGAGGTGGAGCAGCTGCTCTTCTATTTGCAAAACCGCAAACAGTCAAACG ACAACCAGGAGAAGAAACGAATCTCACCTCGAAACTTCACGCCTTGCGTCGGAGTGGAG CTGGACGAGGAGGCGAGCATCAGCAGGATAGATGAGTACGTTGAGCTGCTGTATGAGGACATCCAGGACAAGATCAGAGGAGCCACGCTCATCTTCCAGCTGACTCGGAACCCGGTTAACCTGGAGGAACTCGTGCAGAACG AGACGGCCCTGGGAGCCCTGGCCAGAGTTCTGAGGGAGGACTGGAAGCAGAGCGTCGACCTGGCAACAACCATCACTtgtgtcttcttctgtttctccag TTTCTCCCAGTTCCATGGCCTGGTCACGCACTTCAAGATTGGGGCCCTGTGCATGAACATCATCGAGCATGAGCTGAAGAGGTATGACCTCTGGCAGGACgaactgcagaagaagaagaaggcct ATGAAGAATCCTCTGAGAAGCACAACCTGAAGAAAGAACATGAGAAGTCTTTCAGGAAGTACCAGAGCCTTGTGACCAAGCAGGAGCAGCTTCTCAGAG ttgctctgtgtctgctgctgaACCTGGCTGAAGACCCCCAGACAGAGCTGAAGATGAGGAACAAAAACATCGTCCATATGTTGGTGAAGATCCTGGACCGGGAGgatgaggagctgctgctgctggtggtctCCTTCCTCAAGAAGCTCTCCATCTTCCTGGAGAACAAGAATGACATG ACTGAAACGTTGGCTGTGGAGAAGCTGGCTCGGCTGCTTCCCTGCGAGCACGAGGATCTCCTCAGCACCTCCCTGCGCCTGCTGCTCAACCTCTCCTTCGACATGTCGCTGCGCAGCCAGATGGTCCAGGCAGGACTCGTTCCCAAGCTGTCCGCCCTGCTCG ctgACGAGGCCCAGAGGCAGCTCAGCATGTGCATTCTGTACCACAtcagcatggacgacagcttcAAGTCCATGTTTGCTGACACAGACTGCATACCACAG ctgatgaaGATGGTGTTTGACTGTGGGGAGGAGAAGATGGATGTTGAGCTCATATCACTTTGCATCAACCTGGCTGCTAACAAGAGTAACGCTCAGGTCATCTGTGAAG GTAACGGTCTGAAGATGCTGATGAAGCGTGCTGTGAGGCTGAAGGATGTTTTGGTGATGAAGACGATCAGAAACATTTCTCAGCACAGCGGACCCACCAAGAGCCTCTTCCTG GACCACATTGGCGACCTGGCAGCTCAGATCAATGAGGAGGAGGCCGAGGAGTTTGTGATCGAGTGTCTGGGCACTCTGGCCAATCTGAACATCCCCGACCTGGACTGGGAGCTGGTCCTAAGGGAGTACAACCTGGTGCCTTACCTGAAAGACAGACTCaaaccag GTTCTGCTGAGGATGACCTCATTCTGGAGGTGGTGATCATGATTGGCACCGTGTCCATGGATGACGCTTGTGCAGCCATGTTGGCCAAGTCTGGCATCATTCCTGCTCTCATTGAGCTACTCAACG CCCAACAAGAGGACGATGAGTTTGTGTGTCAGATTGTCTACGTCTTCTACCAGATGGTCTTTCACAAAGCGACCAGGGACGTCATCATCCAAGACACAC AAGCTCTGGTGTACCTCACTGACCTGATGCACGATAGCAACGCGGAGATCCGGAAAGTCTGCGACAACACACTGGACATCATCGCT GAGTACGACGAGGAGTGGGGAAAGAAGGTCCAGACTGAGAAGTTCCGCTGGTACAACAGTCAGTGGCTGGAGATGGTGGAGAACCATCAAATGGATGAAGCAGGTGACATGTTCCTGTACGGGGAGGACGGAGAACCCTTCATCGGGAACGGAGACATGCTGGAGAGACCTCACCTGTTCTACAGTGCTG ATCCAATCATCTCAGCAGACGGTGGCATCAGCCCTGACTTCTACGCCGACTTCCAGAACAGAGAGCTGGGACGGGCTGGATTCATGAGCAG